Part of the Candidatus Brocadia sinica JPN1 genome, CGGCAGAGGCCAGACACATCATCGATGTTTGCGAAAAGTCGCTTTATCTTGCAATTAATGTCATTAAAGCGAATGAAAAGCTTTCCTTGATTTCCAGGACAATACAAGATTATGTAGAGAGAAATGGGTATTCCGTCATAAGAAATTATACTGGTCATGGAATTGGAAGATGTATGCATGAGGATCCGCAAGTCCCCAATTTTGTGAGTAAGGCGTTGTTGGAAGCAGATGAAATTTTAATGCAGGGAGTGACGATCGCGATAGAACCCATGATATGTCAAGGGAATTGTGATACCGAAGTATTAAATAACAAATGGACGGTTGTGACCAAAGATAGAAAATTATCTGCCCATTTTGAACATTCAGTTGTGGTTACTGATGATGGGGTGGATATTTTGACATTATAACAGATATTTTATATACTATAATAAAATGCCAAAAGAAGAGCCAATTCGGGTTGAAGCAACTGTCAAGGAAGCGTTGCCCAATGCAATGTTTTGGGTAGAATTGCAGAATGGACATAGGGTGCTTGCGCATGTTTCTGGAAAAATGCGCATGCATTTTATCAAAATATTACCAGGTGATAAAGTGACTATCGAAATGTCACCATATGATCTCGATAAGGGAAGAATTATCTATAGACAGGTGTAGTCTTGGGTTAATATTTGAAATACTGCATAATTAAATGTAAAAGGATGATGATATGAAGGTTAGAGCATCTGTAAAACGAATCTGTGAAAACTGTAAGATAGTAAGAAGAAAAAATCTTGTTCGTGTGATTTGCATAAATCCTCGTCACAAACAGAGACAAGGATAATGTTTAGGGTTAAATTAAAGAAATTGAGAAAAGGATATATAAATGCCAAGAATTGCTGGAAACGATATTCCTGCCGATAAAAGGGTTGTTATTGCGCTTACTTACATTTATGGGATTGGAAAGGCACTGTCTCAAAAGATATTGAAAGATTTGAATATCGATGAGAATGTGCGTGCAAAGGACATACATGAAGATCAATTGAGCATGTTGGGCGCATATATCGAAAAGAATTTTACCATTGAGGGTCAGTTGCGCAGGCAGGAAATGCAGAATATCTCGCGTATGAAAAGTATCAACTGTTACCGTGGAATACGACACAAAGTAGGTTTGCCAGTGAGGGGGCAGAGAACTAAAACAAATGCCCGCACAAGAAAAGGTCGAAAAAAGACAGTGGCCGGTAAAAAAAGTGTAAAAGAATTGGGTTAATGTGACATCGTCTTATGCTCAGATTGCTGATATGTTACCTTGAAGAGAATCGCTATGACAGGCAAAGAAACAATAGAAGGTGTGCTGAAATCTAGCGATGAATTATTAAAGATTCTTGATCTAAATATTGATCAGTCAGGGGATGACAGGGAAAAAAAGAAATTCAATGAAGTGGTAGGGTTTTGCGAGCAAGTTCTGCGGGTTATAGAAACTTATGCGGCAGATAAGGAGATTGTGTTTCTTGATTGCTCGTGCGGTAAATCATACTTATCATTTGCACTAAATTATATATTTTTGAAGTGCCTTTTTAGAAAAGCTTTTTTTTATGGTGTAGATACTAATCGGGTACTTATAGAGAAATGTGAACAAATTAAAAAAAGTTTAGGTTTTCAAAACATGCTTTTTGTCAACGGCAGGATTATCGATGTTCAGCCAGAAAAGTATGTTGATATGGTGATTGCATTGCATGCCTGTGATATTGCCACCGATGAGACAATTGCCAAGGGTATTAAGCTTGGGGCGAAATATATAATAGTAGTGCCTTGTTGTGAGAATCAAATTCGGGGACGACTAAAGGCTGGGCACCCGTTAGTCGGTTTAACTGACTTTGGGCTTTTAAGATATCGTTTTGCAGACATTCTAACGGAAGCTTTGAGATCGCAATTCTTAACTGGCGCAGGCTATCATGTGAAACTTATTGAGATCGTATCTCCGAAGTTTACTCCGAAAAATTTAATGATTATAGCACGAAAGAAAAAGGAATACAGAAATTGCAACATGGATAAATATAAAAAGCTAGATGAAATGTTTAACACGAAATTTGTTTTAAAAAATTATTTTGATGAATGTGAATTAAAACGAGATGATTGCTTTAGTTCTGTTAACAGTTAGAGAACTTGTTTAGTTTGAGGACAATAAAACAATTATGTCAAATGTAGGTAAGAAAAAGATACGGCGTAATGTAACACGAGCAATTGCTAACATACAGGCGACTTTTAATAATACCTATGTCACGATTTCAGATATTAACGGTGAGACGATATGTTGGGCAAGTGCTGGTACAGTGGGATTTAAAGGGTCCCGCAAAAGCACACCCTTTGCTGCCCAGAAGGCGGCATCGAGTGCTGCGGAGAAAGCCCAAAAATTTGGGGTTCAGGAGATAGAAATCAGGGTAAAAGGTCCTGGCCCTGGTAGGGAGTCGGCAATTACGGCACTTCAGGCAGCAGGTCTGAGTGTGAAAGCGATTGAAGATGTAACGCCGCTTCCACACAACGGTTGTCGGCCCAGAAAAAAACGCAGAGTATAAATACGTTATAAGATGAGCTTTAGGAAAGGATAATATGGCTAGATATATAGGTCCGCAGTGTAGATTGTGTAGGCGGGAGGGCGAAAAACTATTCCTTAAAGGAATGAGATGTGACACCGTAAAGTGTGCAATTACAAAACGTAAATACCCCCCTGGCCAATTTACGTGGGGAAGAGGTAAATTATCAAAATATGGCATTCAATTTAGAGAAAAACAGAAAGTAAAACGGTTCTACGGAATTTTGGAAAGGCAATTTCGGAATTATTTTAGGCGGGCAGAGAGACAAAAGGGGAATACAGGCGAAAATTTTCTGAATATGCTAGAGAGAAGATTGGATAATGTTGTTTATTTACTTTTTTTTGCTGCGTCTAGAAAAAGCGCAAGACAGCTTATTTTGCATGGCCATATAATGGTTAATAATAAAAAAGTAGATATTGCTTCTTACCTTGTAAAGGTTGGTGATGTTATAAAACCGAGGAATAACGAGGTGAGTCAAAACATAGTAAAAGCAAATATCGAATTGGTTAAAGGTAGGAATCTTCCTGCTTGGGTTCAATTTAAAGCTGACGCACTGGAAGGGGTGGTAACACAGCTCCCTACAAGGGAAGATATTTCAGTTCCTGTTCAAGAACAGTTAGTAGTTGAACTGTGTTCTAAATAAGTTATTTGGTCAGTTCAATTCATTCCACAACTGTAATACCAGCGAATGATTGTAAATAGCCTCACGATTTTTGTTTTTCTTATTAGATAATATTATTCACGACCAACATTAATTTATTTTAAAATCCCTTATTAACTGGATTAGGGGGAAAAATATGCGAATAAGGTGGAGAGGTCTTGAGCTTCCTGTCCGTGTGGATGTGGAAAAAGAGACTTTGACCGATAAATATGGCAAGTTTATAGCTGCTCCTTTTGAGCGAGGTTTTGGGCATTCTATAGGTAATAGTTTACGTAGAATTTTACTTTCTTCGTTAGAGGGAAGTGCGGTTGTATCTGTTAAAATAAATAGTGTAAGTCATGAATTTACTACTATTTCTGGTGTTGTTGAGGATGTGGCAGATATCATATTGAATATCAAAAATCTTGTTGTGAAGCTACACACTGACCAACCTAAGGTAATAAGAATTGACGCGAACAAAAAAGGGGAAGTAAAAGCAAAAGATATTATAACGGATGCCAGCGTGGAGGTCGTAAATGGAGATTTGCACATTGCCACGCTCTCGGAGGATATAAATTTTACTGTAGAAATGGAAGTGCGAAAAGGCCGGGGGTATGTTACGGCTGAGGAAAATGAGCCAGATGAACAGGAATTTGGATTAATTCCCGTCGATTCTTTATTTTCTCCCGTAAGAAATGTTCGTTATACTATTGAAGAAACTCGTGTTGGAAGACGTACGAATTATGATAAGCTCGTTATGGAAATATTTACGAACAGTGTGGTTTCCCCTGAGATGGCCTTAGTTGAAGCAGCAAAAATTATGAGGAAACATCTAAATCCTTTTGTGCAGTATTTTGAGATAGGCCGTGAGTTGCAACAAGTAGAAAAGAGAATGGG contains:
- the map gene encoding type I methionyl aminopeptidase, with the protein product MIVRKSPREIELMRVAGKITAGALRLAKEIAKKDVTTDYLNTELEKYIINEGGIPIFKGYRGFPKSICASINEEVVHGIPGSRKLKNGDILSIDVGVGYRKYVADAALTIPIGEITAEARHIIDVCEKSLYLAINVIKANEKLSLISRTIQDYVERNGYSVIRNYTGHGIGRCMHEDPQVPNFVSKALLEADEILMQGVTIAIEPMICQGNCDTEVLNNKWTVVTKDRKLSAHFEHSVVVTDDGVDILTL
- the infA gene encoding translation initiation factor IF-1, producing the protein MPKEEPIRVEATVKEALPNAMFWVELQNGHRVLAHVSGKMRMHFIKILPGDKVTIEMSPYDLDKGRIIYRQV
- the rpmJ gene encoding 50S ribosomal protein L36, with product MKVRASVKRICENCKIVRRKNLVRVICINPRHKQRQG
- the rpsM gene encoding 30S ribosomal protein S13, coding for MPRIAGNDIPADKRVVIALTYIYGIGKALSQKILKDLNIDENVRAKDIHEDQLSMLGAYIEKNFTIEGQLRRQEMQNISRMKSINCYRGIRHKVGLPVRGQRTKTNARTRKGRKKTVAGKKSVKELG
- a CDS encoding class I SAM-dependent methyltransferase, which codes for MTGKETIEGVLKSSDELLKILDLNIDQSGDDREKKKFNEVVGFCEQVLRVIETYAADKEIVFLDCSCGKSYLSFALNYIFLKCLFRKAFFYGVDTNRVLIEKCEQIKKSLGFQNMLFVNGRIIDVQPEKYVDMVIALHACDIATDETIAKGIKLGAKYIIVVPCCENQIRGRLKAGHPLVGLTDFGLLRYRFADILTEALRSQFLTGAGYHVKLIEIVSPKFTPKNLMIIARKKKEYRNCNMDKYKKLDEMFNTKFVLKNYFDECELKRDDCFSSVNS
- the rpsK gene encoding 30S ribosomal protein S11, which translates into the protein MSNVGKKKIRRNVTRAIANIQATFNNTYVTISDINGETICWASAGTVGFKGSRKSTPFAAQKAASSAAEKAQKFGVQEIEIRVKGPGPGRESAITALQAAGLSVKAIEDVTPLPHNGCRPRKKRRV
- the rpsD gene encoding 30S ribosomal protein S4, which translates into the protein MARYIGPQCRLCRREGEKLFLKGMRCDTVKCAITKRKYPPGQFTWGRGKLSKYGIQFREKQKVKRFYGILERQFRNYFRRAERQKGNTGENFLNMLERRLDNVVYLLFFAASRKSARQLILHGHIMVNNKKVDIASYLVKVGDVIKPRNNEVSQNIVKANIELVKGRNLPAWVQFKADALEGVVTQLPTREDISVPVQEQLVVELCSK
- a CDS encoding DNA-directed RNA polymerase subunit alpha is translated as MRIRWRGLELPVRVDVEKETLTDKYGKFIAAPFERGFGHSIGNSLRRILLSSLEGSAVVSVKINSVSHEFTTISGVVEDVADIILNIKNLVVKLHTDQPKVIRIDANKKGEVKAKDIITDASVEVVNGDLHIATLSEDINFTVEMEVRKGRGYVTAEENEPDEQEFGLIPVDSLFSPVRNVRYTIEETRVGRRTNYDKLVMEIFTNSVVSPEMALVEAAKIMRKHLNPFVQYFEIGRELQQVEKRMGIESVSEISEEELNKKLGIPITELDLSVRASNCLETSGIATVGDLVAKTEEQLLKIKNFGKTTLKEVKAKLSQLNLSIGMPVAVKQTEEGKG